The following proteins are co-located in the Nitrospinota bacterium genome:
- a CDS encoding group 1 truncated hemoglobin, with product MLLATLLLVGVGATLIIAGEKHEKSLYERLGGVGPISVVVDDFIDRLVANPVLNANPDVDEARKKVPAPVLKFLVTQFVCQATGGPCSYEGRSMKESHKHLYINEVEWQAMMANFNETLYMLKVPGHEQGELIALLESVKGDIVIAGK from the coding sequence ATGCTCCTCGCCACCCTCCTGCTCGTAGGGGTCGGCGCCACACTCATCATTGCCGGAGAGAAGCACGAAAAAAGCCTCTACGAGCGGCTCGGCGGTGTAGGGCCCATCTCGGTGGTGGTTGATGACTTTATCGACCGCCTGGTGGCCAACCCCGTCCTCAACGCCAACCCCGACGTCGATGAGGCACGAAAGAAGGTTCCCGCGCCAGTGCTCAAGTTCTTGGTCACCCAGTTCGTCTGTCAGGCGACGGGCGGGCCTTGCAGCTACGAAGGCCGCTCGATGAAGGAGTCGCATAAGCATCTCTACATCAATGAGGTCGAGTGGCAGGCAATGATGGCGAACTTCAACGAGACCCTCTATATGCTCAAAGTGCCCGGGCACGAGCAGGGGGAGCTCATCGCGCTTCTGGAGTCCGTAAAGGGAGATATTGTGATTGCGGGCAAGTGA
- a CDS encoding peptidoglycan DD-metalloendopeptidase family protein — protein sequence MVLRRRWLRIAALAGLFCIAGLILLAFSYRSLHRHAGELAYMQAGSSSHPMQLASMSEEIEGLNNQLQRMQKLDRKLRLLASLEPTTESSKPLLGLGGPNTKASSGEDVFIADSQSTLIDTMRQELAKLKEATGRQEESFHELVSAFHDLKSLLAYTPSIWPVRGWVTSGFGRRVSPFTGKRSLHTGMDIASRKGALVVAPADGVVVRVVTEYDFGKLVEIDHGYGLKTRYGHNSHILVRAGQRVERGDPIARVGDTGRSTGSHLHYEVHLNGVPVNPKRYILLEENTF from the coding sequence ATGGTACTCCGTCGTCGCTGGCTGCGAATTGCGGCCCTCGCCGGGCTGTTTTGCATTGCCGGCCTCATTCTACTTGCTTTTTCATACCGCTCTCTTCACCGCCATGCAGGCGAGCTCGCCTACATGCAGGCTGGGTCGAGCTCGCACCCAATGCAGCTTGCCTCCATGTCTGAGGAGATAGAGGGCCTTAATAACCAGCTCCAGCGGATGCAGAAGCTGGACCGTAAGCTTCGTCTGCTGGCGAGCCTGGAGCCGACAACGGAAAGCTCCAAACCGCTGCTCGGCCTCGGGGGTCCCAACACGAAGGCCTCATCCGGCGAGGATGTCTTCATAGCTGATAGCCAGTCGACCCTCATCGATACAATGCGCCAGGAGTTGGCAAAGCTCAAGGAGGCCACGGGCCGCCAGGAGGAGAGCTTCCACGAGCTGGTGAGCGCCTTCCATGACCTGAAGAGCCTGCTGGCCTACACGCCGTCCATCTGGCCCGTGCGGGGCTGGGTGACCAGCGGTTTCGGCCGCCGCGTCTCGCCCTTCACCGGAAAGAGGTCCTTGCACACGGGCATGGACATCGCTTCCCGCAAGGGGGCGCTCGTCGTCGCGCCCGCCGACGGGGTGGTCGTACGCGTGGTGACCGAGTACGATTTCGGCAAGTTGGTGGAGATCGACCACGGCTACGGACTCAAGACCCGGTACGGCCACAACTCCCATATTCTCGTTCGAGCCGGCCAGCGGGTGGAGCGGGGCGACCCGATAGCCCGAGTTGGAGACACGGGCCGCTCGACCGGCTCTCACCTCCATTACGAAGTTCACCTCAACGGGGTTCCGGTCAACCCCAAGCGATACATCTTATTAGAGGAAAATACGTTTTAG
- a CDS encoding DUF2933 domain-containing protein, with translation MNNLVLLLLLLACPLMMYFCMRGMGKHGPSESSPEKNTQEGTPEEKLAMLRAQQQEIARHIEALQDEVGSAKGAPIPTSLKEGTSEGRDGKRA, from the coding sequence ATGAATAATCTAGTTCTGCTGCTGTTATTGTTGGCTTGCCCCTTGATGATGTATTTCTGCATGAGGGGTATGGGAAAACATGGCCCTTCAGAATCGTCACCAGAGAAGAATACTCAGGAGGGTACGCCGGAAGAGAAGCTGGCGATGCTCCGGGCACAGCAACAAGAGATAGCCCGTCACATTGAGGCCCTGCAAGACGAGGTGGGATCAGCTAAAGGAGCGCCCATACCTACGTCATTAAAAGAAGGAACGAGTGAGGGGCGTGACGGGAAGAGGGCCTAA
- a CDS encoding type II toxin-antitoxin system HicB family antitoxin, translating into MVKKTPEEYLQEPYAFILTEDKDSGGFSAEVLEFPGCIDYGDNAQEAIANLENTAKAWIEIELERGHEIPPPSANHGFSGRIALRLPRSLHRLATRMAKQDGTSVNQFLVSAIAARVGAEDLYNRIADKISRSVIHRTANVIVAVTEPSERTLLPEGEHFVIEEGPVGTGPHVLIQNINKIGD; encoded by the coding sequence ATGGTTAAGAAGACTCCAGAAGAATATCTACAAGAGCCTTACGCCTTTATTCTAACAGAGGACAAGGATTCAGGAGGGTTCTCTGCGGAAGTCTTGGAGTTTCCCGGTTGTATTGATTATGGTGATAATGCACAAGAAGCCATTGCAAATCTTGAGAATACAGCTAAGGCTTGGATCGAGATAGAGTTAGAACGGGGGCATGAGATTCCTCCGCCTTCTGCAAATCACGGTTTTAGCGGGAGAATTGCCCTACGATTGCCAAGGAGTTTGCATCGTCTGGCAACAAGAATGGCCAAACAAGACGGAACTAGCGTAAACCAGTTTCTTGTATCCGCAATTGCTGCCCGTGTTGGGGCCGAGGACCTTTACAATCGAATTGCTGATAAGATTTCCAGGTCCGTAATTCATCGTACGGCGAATGTTATTGTTGCCGTCACGGAGCCCTCAGAAAGAACATTACTTCCAGAAGGAGAGCACTTTGTAATAGAAGAAGGCCCGGTTGGAACTGGCCCGCACGTCCTTATTCAAAATATAAATAAGATTGGAGATTAA
- a CDS encoding MFS transporter, producing MPAQHDQIKLGIKENWQQFTLLLLTVGFVGSMVGLERTVVPLIGEQEFGLTSKTAIVSFIITFGVVKSLCNLLAGRISETWGRKRVLVLGWIIGLPVPFIIIYANSWFWFDVANVLLGINQALTWSMTVNMKIDLVGPKRRGLAVGLNEFAGYFSVGIMALLTGEIAARYSLRPEPFYMGIGIAFAGLLVSTFFVRDTIEHVRYEARLRAAPSGNPGTGNPEPMAKEQPSLREIFSLTTWKERALSSCSQAGLVNNLNDGMSWGIYPLFFSSYGLGIAAIGVIKAVYPMVWGILQPVTGPLSDKIGRKHLIVGGMTVQAVGIWMTALLPTYSWWIVAAVIQGLGTAMVYPVIIAAVGDVAHPEWRATSLGVYRFWRDLGYAVGALLAGLIADFVGMKAAIHVIAALTMLSGLVVAFRMYETLPGKRGT from the coding sequence ATGCCGGCCCAACACGACCAGATCAAGCTTGGCATCAAAGAAAACTGGCAGCAGTTCACGCTGCTTCTCTTGACGGTGGGGTTCGTGGGCTCCATGGTAGGTCTGGAGCGCACCGTTGTCCCCCTCATCGGCGAGCAGGAGTTCGGCCTCACCTCCAAGACCGCCATTGTCTCGTTCATCATCACCTTCGGCGTGGTGAAATCTCTCTGCAACTTATTAGCGGGCCGCATCTCCGAGACCTGGGGCCGCAAGCGCGTGCTCGTCTTGGGCTGGATAATCGGCCTGCCCGTGCCGTTTATCATCATCTACGCCAACAGCTGGTTCTGGTTCGACGTGGCCAACGTGCTGCTCGGCATCAACCAGGCCCTCACCTGGTCGATGACCGTCAACATGAAGATCGATCTCGTAGGCCCAAAGAGGCGGGGCCTGGCTGTCGGGCTGAACGAGTTCGCAGGCTACTTCTCGGTCGGCATCATGGCGTTGCTCACAGGCGAGATCGCCGCACGCTACAGCCTGCGGCCCGAGCCTTTCTACATGGGTATCGGCATCGCCTTTGCGGGGCTCCTGGTATCGACGTTTTTCGTCAGGGATACCATCGAGCACGTCCGCTACGAGGCCCGCCTCCGGGCGGCGCCGAGCGGCAATCCGGGGACGGGCAATCCTGAACCTATGGCCAAGGAGCAACCGTCCCTGCGAGAGATCTTCTCCCTGACGACGTGGAAGGAGCGGGCGCTTTCCTCTTGCAGCCAGGCCGGGTTGGTGAACAACCTCAACGACGGGATGTCTTGGGGCATCTACCCCCTCTTCTTCTCATCCTACGGTCTGGGGATTGCGGCCATCGGCGTCATCAAGGCCGTCTACCCAATGGTCTGGGGGATTCTGCAGCCCGTCACCGGCCCCCTGAGCGATAAGATCGGGCGAAAGCACCTCATCGTCGGAGGGATGACCGTCCAGGCCGTTGGGATTTGGATGACGGCGCTCCTGCCCACCTATTCGTGGTGGATAGTGGCGGCCGTGATCCAGGGCCTGGGCACCGCGATGGTCTACCCGGTCATTATTGCGGCGGTGGGCGACGTGGCCCACCCCGAGTGGCGGGCGACCTCGCTCGGGGTCTACCGCTTCTGGCGGGATTTGGGCTACGCCGTCGGGGCGCTCCTCGCGGGCCTCATCGCCGACTTCGTCGGGATGAAGGCGGCCATCCACGTCATCGCGGCTCTCACGATGCTCTCGGGACTCGTCGTCGCCTTCCGCATGTACGAGACTCTCCCGGGAAAACGGGGAACCTAA
- a CDS encoding DUF3105 domain-containing protein — protein sequence MSSKKERRRRRQEEKRRKKSSAMALPLIGLSVVVLAGGWFVNQMMKSSVGTAIPVQPTWHISSPDTPHPPYNSLPPTSGPHLGSLARWGIHQAPIPDEVQVHNLEDGGVLVQYRCRNCGRLIQQLEQVVRRYDRYVILAPNPRLDKTIALTAWGRIDKFDGFDEERIVKFIEAYKGIDHHR from the coding sequence TTGTCAAGCAAGAAAGAGCGACGCAGAAGGCGGCAGGAAGAGAAGCGGCGTAAGAAATCTAGCGCGATGGCGCTCCCGCTTATCGGGCTGTCGGTGGTTGTTCTGGCCGGAGGGTGGTTCGTCAACCAAATGATGAAAAGCTCGGTTGGAACCGCCATACCGGTTCAGCCCACGTGGCACATATCCTCTCCCGACACCCCGCATCCCCCCTACAACAGCCTCCCTCCCACCTCTGGCCCCCATTTGGGTTCCTTAGCCCGGTGGGGGATTCATCAAGCACCGATCCCTGACGAGGTGCAGGTCCACAATCTCGAAGACGGCGGTGTGTTGGTCCAATACCGCTGTCGGAATTGTGGCCGGTTGATCCAGCAGTTAGAGCAGGTCGTCAGGCGGTATGACCGATACGTCATTCTGGCGCCCAACCCACGATTAGACAAGACCATCGCCCTGACGGCCTGGGGACGTATCGACAAGTTTGATGGGTTCGATGAGGAACGGATTGTAAAGTTCATCGAGGCTTACAAAGGCATCGATCATCATCGTTAG
- a CDS encoding TlpA family protein disulfide reductase, translated as MLGLVGLFAWGLTKNARFIPSPLVNQQTPPLEFVLFNGERFSLADYLGQVVVINFWASWCIPCKLEAPILEGGWLTFRDRGVVFVGVNIQDERREALAFIREHGKTYPNGPDHDGKITIDYGVYAVPETFFIDRNGKIAYKHFGSLTLAVLSKQIKELL; from the coding sequence CTGCTCGGGCTGGTGGGGCTCTTCGCATGGGGTCTAACCAAAAACGCCCGCTTCATTCCATCACCCCTGGTCAACCAGCAGACCCCGCCCCTGGAGTTTGTCCTGTTCAACGGCGAGCGCTTTTCCCTGGCTGACTACCTTGGCCAAGTCGTGGTCATCAACTTCTGGGCCTCGTGGTGTATCCCCTGCAAGCTTGAGGCTCCTATCCTGGAGGGAGGCTGGCTGACCTTCCGAGATCGAGGAGTGGTTTTCGTCGGGGTGAACATCCAGGATGAGCGAAGGGAAGCCTTGGCCTTCATTAGGGAGCACGGCAAGACCTATCCCAACGGGCCGGACCATGACGGCAAGATAACGATTGACTACGGGGTATATGCAGTACCGGAGACATTTTTTATCGACCGAAACGGCAAGATAGCCTACAAGCACTTCGGTTCCCTGACGTTGGCCGTCCTTTCCAAGCAAATCAAGGAGCTCCTCTAG
- a CDS encoding MBL fold metallo-hydrolase yields MVDPQVGIEPYLQLAEKSGVKITHIIDTHIHADHLSGSRKLAEATGAPIYLHESAEAAYEFVPLAEGDEVAVGNVVMSPLHTPGHTPESMCLVVEDRSRGEGPWFVLTGDTLFVGDVGRPDLVLDTREGAAQLYESLFGKLLALDDALEIYPAHSAGSVCGRHMSGKPSSTIGFEKRFNIGLQARSKDEFIKALAQDIPPQPEDFANIRRSNMGLTT; encoded by the coding sequence ATCGTTGATCCCCAGGTGGGGATCGAGCCCTACCTCCAGCTCGCCGAGAAGTCAGGCGTTAAGATCACCCATATCATCGACACCCACATCCACGCCGACCACCTCTCCGGAAGCCGCAAGCTCGCCGAGGCCACCGGGGCGCCCATTTACCTGCACGAGTCCGCCGAGGCCGCCTACGAGTTTGTGCCGCTGGCCGAGGGAGATGAGGTGGCGGTGGGCAACGTTGTGATGTCGCCCCTTCACACTCCTGGCCATACCCCCGAGAGCATGTGCCTCGTAGTCGAAGACCGCTCCCGTGGCGAGGGGCCTTGGTTCGTCCTCACTGGCGATACTCTCTTTGTGGGCGACGTGGGCCGGCCCGACCTGGTGCTCGATACGCGCGAAGGGGCTGCTCAGCTCTACGAGAGCCTCTTTGGAAAGCTCTTGGCCCTGGACGATGCCCTTGAAATTTATCCCGCCCACTCCGCGGGCTCGGTCTGTGGCCGCCACATGAGCGGGAAGCCGAGCTCCACCATCGGATTCGAGAAGCGGTTCAACATCGGGCTCCAGGCCCGCTCCAAGGATGAGTTTATAAAGGCTTTGGCCCAGGACATCCCGCCCCAGCCCGAAGATTTCGCCAATATTCGACGGTCCAACATGGGCCTGACGACGTAA
- a CDS encoding SCO family protein, whose translation MRKGMTIGLVMVLLAGLMLTSCEQQSPSFLGTVLKPPVSAPDFTLADQHGQPFRLSEQRGRVVLLYFGYTHCPGACPLTLTKWTKVHEALGADAERVRFVFITVDPERDGSQRLQQHLATFNADFVGLTGTQVELESVYAAYGVFREKASVGATGKDYLVNHNTSAFVIDPDGLWRLRHASITPPEDILQDVRQLLKRTQL comes from the coding sequence ATGCGCAAGGGGATGACCATTGGTTTGGTGATGGTGCTGTTGGCTGGACTGATGCTTACATCCTGTGAGCAGCAGTCGCCCTCGTTCCTGGGAACCGTACTGAAGCCCCCAGTGTCAGCGCCCGACTTCACCCTCGCCGACCAGCACGGCCAGCCTTTCCGCCTGAGCGAACAGCGGGGTCGGGTTGTGCTCCTTTACTTCGGTTACACCCATTGCCCAGGTGCATGCCCTCTTACGCTGACTAAGTGGACGAAGGTCCACGAGGCCCTGGGAGCTGACGCCGAACGTGTTCGATTTGTTTTCATCACCGTAGACCCGGAGCGAGATGGGTCACAACGTTTGCAGCAACACTTAGCGACCTTTAATGCTGATTTCGTCGGGTTGACGGGAACCCAAGTCGAGCTGGAGTCAGTCTACGCGGCCTATGGTGTCTTCCGCGAGAAGGCTTCTGTGGGTGCCACGGGAAAGGACTATCTTGTGAATCACAACACCTCCGCCTTCGTGATTGACCCAGACGGCCTGTGGCGCCTGCGCCATGCCTCCATCACACCTCCAGAGGATATTCTCCAAGATGTTCGGCAACTGCTGAAGAGAACGCAGCTGTGA
- a CDS encoding TlpA family protein disulfide reductase produces MKAPEFTLPDSEGNQVALKDFRGSVVFLNLWASWCPACRAEMPSMERLYQKFKDYGFTILAVNLKENPSTVRAFMEQFRLTFPALLDRRGKVASLYGLWSIPMTVLIDPDGNIVGRAIGGRNWSSQDGCRYIGSLLAHSKLAKAEVEC; encoded by the coding sequence ATGAAGGCACCTGAGTTTACGCTTCCCGATTCAGAAGGGAATCAAGTCGCATTGAAAGACTTCCGGGGCAGTGTTGTGTTCCTGAACTTGTGGGCTTCCTGGTGCCCTGCGTGCCGGGCAGAGATGCCCTCTATGGAACGGCTCTATCAAAAGTTCAAAGACTACGGATTCACAATTCTCGCTGTAAATCTCAAGGAAAACCCTTCCACGGTCAGAGCTTTCATGGAGCAGTTCCGCTTGACCTTCCCCGCTCTGTTGGACCGCAGGGGGAAAGTCGCGTCACTTTACGGTCTATGGTCCATCCCCATGACGGTTCTCATCGACCCTGATGGAAACATTGTGGGTCGTGCCATTGGAGGCAGGAACTGGAGCTCACAGGATGGCTGTCGCTACATCGGATCGCTGCTCGCCCATTCGAAACTTGCCAAAGCCGAGGTCGAATGTTAG